In the Aromatoleum bremense genome, one interval contains:
- the hscA gene encoding Fe-S protein assembly chaperone HscA — protein MALLQIAEPGQSAEPHKHRLAVGIDLGTTNSLVATVRNGIAVCLADEAGRAMLPSIVRYHADGRVEVGHTAAAAHATDPKNTIMSVKRFMGRGLKDVSHVESTPYDFIDAGGMVRLRTVQGVKTPVEISAEILKVLGARAEASLGGPLTGVVITVPAYFDDAQRQATKDAAKLAGLNVLRLLNEPTAAAVAYGLDNASEGVYAIYDLGGGTFDLSILKLSRGIFEVLATNGDAALGGDDFDHRLFCWILDKAAIEPPTSDDARRLLMKAREAKELLTASEEAPIRAKLSSGEEVNLVVTRDEFATMTQHLIAKTMAPMRKVLRDAGLGPEEVKGVVMVGGATRMPQVQRAVAEFFGQEPLTNLDPDKVVALGAAIQANVLAGNRKDDDEWLLLDVIPLSLGLETMGGLTEKVVPRNSTLPIARAQEFTTFKDGQTAMAFHVVQGERELVKDCRSLARFELRGIPPMVAGAARIRVAFQVDADGLLSVSAREMSSGVEASVLVKPSYGLTDDEIAGMLKEGVEHVGDDMHARALREQQVEAERVIEATTHALEQDGALLNADERAAIEAAIAELKQLATGDDPRAVKKGIEALARATDEFAARRMDSSIRSALAGQKVDEIQV, from the coding sequence ATGGCCCTTCTGCAAATCGCTGAACCCGGCCAGTCCGCCGAGCCGCACAAGCACCGGCTCGCGGTTGGAATAGACCTGGGTACCACCAATTCTCTCGTAGCGACTGTCCGCAACGGCATCGCCGTGTGCCTCGCCGACGAGGCGGGCCGCGCGATGCTGCCGTCGATCGTGCGCTACCACGCCGATGGGCGGGTCGAAGTCGGCCACACCGCGGCTGCTGCCCACGCCACCGATCCGAAGAACACGATCATGTCGGTGAAGCGCTTCATGGGGCGCGGCCTGAAGGACGTCTCGCACGTCGAATCGACGCCGTACGACTTCATCGACGCGGGCGGCATGGTGCGGTTGCGCACCGTGCAGGGCGTGAAGACGCCGGTCGAGATCTCCGCTGAAATCCTGAAGGTGCTCGGCGCGCGCGCCGAGGCGAGCCTGGGCGGTCCGCTGACCGGCGTGGTCATCACCGTGCCGGCGTATTTCGACGATGCCCAGCGGCAGGCGACGAAGGACGCGGCGAAGCTCGCCGGGCTGAACGTGCTGCGTCTCCTCAACGAACCGACCGCGGCTGCGGTCGCGTACGGGCTCGACAATGCCTCCGAGGGCGTCTACGCGATCTACGACCTGGGCGGCGGCACTTTCGACCTGTCGATCCTGAAGCTGTCGCGTGGCATCTTCGAGGTGCTGGCGACCAACGGCGATGCGGCGCTCGGCGGCGACGACTTCGATCACCGCCTGTTCTGCTGGATCCTCGACAAGGCCGCGATCGAGCCGCCGACCAGCGACGACGCGCGCCGCCTGCTGATGAAGGCGCGCGAAGCGAAGGAACTCCTGACCGCGAGCGAGGAAGCGCCGATCCGGGCGAAGCTGTCGTCGGGCGAAGAGGTCAATCTGGTCGTCACGCGCGACGAGTTCGCGACGATGACGCAGCACCTGATCGCCAAGACCATGGCGCCGATGCGCAAGGTCTTGCGCGACGCGGGCCTCGGGCCGGAAGAGGTGAAGGGCGTCGTGATGGTCGGCGGCGCGACGCGGATGCCGCAGGTGCAGCGCGCGGTCGCGGAATTCTTCGGGCAAGAGCCGTTGACGAACCTCGATCCCGACAAGGTCGTCGCGCTCGGCGCGGCAATCCAGGCCAACGTGCTCGCCGGCAACCGCAAGGACGACGACGAGTGGCTGCTGCTCGACGTGATTCCGCTGTCGCTCGGTCTGGAGACGATGGGCGGGCTGACCGAAAAGGTCGTGCCGCGCAATTCGACGCTCCCGATCGCGCGGGCGCAGGAGTTCACGACGTTCAAGGACGGACAGACCGCGATGGCTTTCCATGTCGTGCAGGGCGAGCGCGAGCTGGTCAAGGATTGCCGCTCGCTCGCACGTTTCGAATTGCGCGGCATTCCGCCGATGGTCGCGGGCGCCGCGCGCATCCGGGTCGCGTTCCAGGTCGATGCCGACGGGCTGCTGTCGGTGTCCGCGCGCGAAATGTCGTCCGGCGTCGAGGCGAGCGTCCTGGTGAAACCTTCGTACGGCCTGACCGACGACGAGATCGCGGGCATGCTGAAGGAAGGTGTGGAACACGTCGGCGACGACATGCATGCGCGAGCCCTGCGCGAACAGCAGGTTGAGGCCGAACGCGTCATCGAGGCAACAACCCACGCGCTGGAGCAGGACGGTGCGCTCCTCAACGCCGACGAGCGCGCGGCCATCGAAGCGGCGATCGCCGAACTGAAGCAGTTGGCGACGGGCGACGATCCGCGCGCGGTCAAGAAGGGCATTGAGGCGCTTGCCCGTGCCACCGATGAATTCGCCGCCCGCCGCATGGACAGCAGCATCCGTTCGGCGCTGGCCGGCCAAAAGGTTGATGAGATCCAGGTATGA
- the hscB gene encoding Fe-S protein assembly co-chaperone HscB, translating to MSIDLQQDFFALFGLPRRFRVDEAALEMAYHDLQGQVHPDRFAHLSDVEKRLSMQWATRVNEGFRTLRKPLPRAQYLLELAGVDAGLHTNTAMSSAFLMEQMEWREAVEEARAAGEGHELTQLHHRLRHHAREVFNELERTIDERHDFAAAAEIVRRLMFMEKIQHEIDDALEALET from the coding sequence ATGAGCATCGACCTGCAACAGGATTTCTTCGCGCTTTTCGGCCTGCCGCGGCGTTTTCGCGTTGACGAAGCGGCGCTGGAGATGGCCTATCACGATCTGCAGGGGCAGGTTCATCCCGACCGTTTCGCGCACCTGTCGGACGTGGAGAAACGCCTGTCGATGCAATGGGCGACACGGGTGAACGAAGGTTTTCGGACACTGCGCAAGCCGCTTCCACGCGCGCAATACCTGCTCGAGCTCGCTGGCGTCGACGCCGGCCTGCACACCAACACCGCGATGTCCTCCGCGTTCCTGATGGAACAGATGGAGTGGCGCGAAGCGGTCGAGGAGGCGCGCGCGGCCGGCGAGGGGCACGAGCTCACGCAGCTGCATCACCGGCTGCGTCATCACGCGCGGGAAGTGTTCAACGAACTCGAACGCACCATCGACGAGCGCCATGACTTCGCGGCGGCTGCCGAAATCGTTCGCCGGCTGATGTTCATGGAAAAAATCCAACACGAGATCGACGACGCCCTCGAGGCGCTGGAGACCTGA
- the iscA gene encoding iron-sulfur cluster assembly protein IscA — MSVTLSTNAAKHVSEFMAKRGKGVGIRLGVKTSGCSGMAYRLEFVDEMHDEDLIFESHGVKVIVDPQSLAYLDGTELDFVREGLNEGFKFNNPNVKDACGCGESFNV; from the coding sequence ATGAGCGTCACACTGAGCACCAACGCGGCCAAGCATGTGTCGGAATTCATGGCCAAGCGCGGCAAGGGTGTCGGCATCCGCCTAGGGGTCAAGACCTCGGGCTGTTCGGGCATGGCCTACCGGCTCGAGTTCGTCGATGAGATGCATGACGAGGACCTGATCTTCGAAAGTCATGGCGTCAAAGTCATCGTCGACCCGCAAAGCCTCGCCTACCTCGACGGCACCGAACTCGATTTCGTCCGCGAAGGCCTGAACGAAGGCTTCAAGTTCAACAACCCGAACGTCAAGGACGCTTGCGGTTGCGGCGAAAGCTTCAACGTCTGA
- the iscU gene encoding Fe-S cluster assembly scaffold IscU yields the protein MAYSEKVLDHYENPRNVGAFGKEDEGVGTGMVGAPACGDVMKLQIKVGKDGVIEDAKFKTYGCGSAIASSSLVTEWVKGKTVEQALEIKNTQIAEELALPPVKIHCSILAEDAIKAAVADYKKKQG from the coding sequence ATGGCATATAGCGAAAAAGTGTTGGATCACTACGAGAATCCTCGCAATGTCGGCGCTTTCGGCAAGGAAGACGAAGGCGTGGGCACCGGCATGGTCGGCGCGCCCGCGTGCGGCGACGTCATGAAGCTGCAGATCAAGGTCGGCAAGGACGGGGTCATCGAGGACGCGAAATTCAAGACCTACGGTTGCGGTTCCGCGATCGCGTCGAGCTCGCTGGTGACCGAATGGGTCAAGGGCAAGACCGTCGAGCAGGCGCTGGAGATCAAGAACACCCAGATTGCCGAGGAACTCGCGCTGCCGCCGGTCAAGATCCATTGCTCGATCCTTGCGGAAGACGCGATCAAGGCGGCAGTGGCGGACTACAAGAAGAAGCAAGGCTGA
- a CDS encoding IscS subfamily cysteine desulfurase, whose amino-acid sequence MLKFPIYLDYSATTPVDPRVAQAMIPWLTEHFGNPASRSHAYGWEAEKAVEDAREQVARLVNADAKEIVWTSGATESNNLAIKGAAQFYKGKGKHIITLKTEHKAVLDTFRELERQGFEATYLDVQENGLVDLSALKDAIRPDTILVSVMFVNNEIGVIQPIAEIGEICREKGIVFHVDAAQATGKVDIDLSKLKVDLMSFSAHKTYGPKGIGALYVRRKPRARLEAQMHGGGHERGLRSGTLATHQIVGMGEAFRIAREEMKTENERVRALRDRLMKGLQDIDATYINGDVEHRVPHNLNISFAYVEGESLIMAIKDVAVSSGSACTSASLEPSYVLRALGRNDELAHSSIRFTIGRFTTEEEVDYTIDLLHKKIGKLRELSPLWEMVQDGVDLDSVQWAAH is encoded by the coding sequence ATGCTCAAGTTTCCGATTTACCTGGACTATTCCGCCACGACGCCGGTCGATCCGCGCGTGGCGCAGGCAATGATCCCGTGGCTCACCGAGCATTTCGGCAATCCGGCCAGCCGCTCCCACGCGTACGGATGGGAAGCTGAAAAGGCCGTCGAAGATGCGCGCGAGCAGGTGGCCCGGCTGGTCAATGCCGATGCCAAGGAAATCGTATGGACTTCGGGCGCGACCGAGTCGAACAACCTCGCGATCAAAGGGGCGGCCCAGTTCTACAAGGGCAAGGGCAAGCACATCATCACGCTGAAGACCGAGCACAAGGCGGTGCTCGACACGTTCCGCGAACTCGAGCGCCAGGGTTTCGAAGCGACCTATCTCGATGTGCAGGAAAACGGCCTCGTCGACCTGTCGGCACTGAAGGATGCGATCCGGCCCGATACCATTCTGGTGTCGGTGATGTTCGTCAATAACGAGATCGGCGTGATCCAGCCGATCGCGGAGATCGGCGAGATCTGCCGCGAAAAAGGCATCGTCTTCCACGTCGATGCGGCGCAGGCCACCGGCAAGGTCGATATCGACCTGTCGAAGCTGAAAGTCGACCTGATGTCGTTCTCGGCGCACAAGACATACGGCCCGAAAGGCATCGGCGCGCTGTACGTCCGGCGCAAGCCGCGCGCGCGCCTCGAAGCGCAGATGCACGGCGGCGGCCACGAGCGCGGACTACGCTCCGGCACGCTCGCGACGCACCAGATCGTCGGCATGGGCGAAGCCTTCCGTATCGCGCGCGAGGAAATGAAGACCGAGAACGAGCGCGTCCGTGCGCTGCGCGACCGCCTGATGAAAGGCCTGCAGGACATCGACGCGACTTACATCAACGGCGACGTCGAACATCGTGTGCCGCACAATCTCAACATCTCCTTCGCCTACGTCGAAGGCGAATCGCTGATCATGGCGATCAAGGATGTCGCCGTGTCGAGCGGTTCGGCCTGTACATCGGCGAGCCTCGAACCGTCCTATGTGCTGCGCGCACTGGGTCGCAACGACGAGCTTGCACACAGCTCGATCCGGTTTACGATCGGGCGCTTCACCACCGAAGAAGAAGTCGACTACACGATCGACCTGCTGCACAAGAAGATCGGCAAGCTGCGCGAACTGTCACCGCTGTGGGAAATGGTGCAGGACGGCGTCGATCTGGACAGCGTGCAGTGGGCTGCACACTGA
- a CDS encoding cysteine desulfurase family protein, with the protein MFAPVYLDWNATTPLDPAVRAAMLPWLDSRFGNASSRHEYGRQARAAIDEARARVAAAVGAHATEVIFTSCGSEANNLFIKGAAALMKPGLIAISAIEHPCVREPAKQLRRDGWMLREIAVDAAGRIDGGDWKAVLDAKPSLVSVMLANNETGVLQNVAALAHDARTAEAWFHSDAVQALGKIPVDFRALGVHAMTLSAHKIGGPLGAGALVIDKRIELAPLIAGGGQERGLRSGTENVAAIVGFGVACERATARLEDEARRLAGLRDRLEAGLVASGMRIFSAAAPRLPNTTFFTADGFDGETLVAKLDRAGFACASGSACSSANPEPSHTLLAMGIERDAARGAVRVSLGRDTSMADVEGFLAAFERLTNELNKLTAMAVQS; encoded by the coding sequence ATGTTCGCACCCGTCTACCTCGACTGGAACGCCACCACGCCGCTGGATCCCGCGGTACGCGCGGCAATGCTGCCGTGGCTCGACAGCCGTTTCGGCAACGCATCGAGCCGGCACGAGTACGGGCGACAGGCGAGGGCCGCGATCGACGAGGCGCGCGCTCGGGTGGCAGCTGCAGTGGGCGCGCATGCGACCGAAGTGATTTTCACGAGTTGCGGTTCCGAAGCGAACAACCTCTTCATCAAGGGGGCCGCGGCGCTGATGAAGCCCGGCCTCATTGCGATCAGTGCAATCGAGCATCCCTGCGTGCGCGAGCCGGCAAAACAGCTGCGGCGCGATGGCTGGATGCTGCGCGAAATCGCCGTCGATGCCGCGGGGCGAATCGATGGCGGCGACTGGAAGGCGGTGCTCGATGCGAAGCCGTCGCTGGTTTCGGTGATGCTGGCGAACAATGAGACCGGGGTGCTGCAGAATGTCGCCGCCCTGGCGCACGATGCAAGAACGGCCGAGGCGTGGTTTCACAGCGATGCGGTGCAGGCGCTCGGCAAAATTCCCGTCGACTTCCGTGCGCTCGGCGTGCACGCGATGACACTGTCGGCACACAAGATCGGCGGTCCGCTCGGTGCCGGTGCGCTGGTGATCGACAAGCGGATCGAGCTGGCGCCGCTGATCGCCGGAGGCGGCCAGGAACGCGGCCTGCGGTCCGGGACCGAGAACGTCGCGGCGATCGTCGGGTTCGGCGTCGCCTGCGAACGTGCGACGGCGCGGCTCGAAGACGAAGCACGGCGCCTGGCCGGATTGCGGGACCGGCTGGAAGCGGGTCTCGTCGCGAGCGGTATGAGAATTTTCTCGGCCGCCGCGCCGCGCCTGCCGAACACGACGTTTTTCACCGCCGACGGTTTCGATGGCGAAACCCTGGTCGCGAAGCTCGACCGCGCGGGTTTCGCGTGCGCGAGCGGATCGGCGTGCTCGAGCGCCAACCCCGAGCCGTCGCATACCTTGCTGGCGATGGGCATCGAACGCGACGCCGCGCGGGGCGCGGTGCGCGTGAGCCTCGGCCGCGACACGAGCATGGCGGATGTGGAAGGCTTCCTCGCAGCCTTCGAACGCCTGACGAACGAATTGAATAAACTGACCGCAATGGCGGTCCAATCTTGA
- the iscR gene encoding Fe-S cluster assembly transcriptional regulator IscR — MRLTTKGRFAVTAMIDLASRQTEGPVTLAGIAERQKISLSYLEQLFGKLRRHKLVSSVRGPGGGYRLARDMTRITVADIIVAVDEPLDATQCGGRQNCHDEQLCLTHDLWANLNKRMYEYLDSVTLGALVLREVKAETDTSVLKDVRRRAMISLREAAAA; from the coding sequence ATGAGACTGACCACCAAGGGACGATTTGCGGTAACGGCGATGATCGATCTGGCATCGCGCCAGACCGAAGGTCCGGTAACGCTGGCCGGCATTGCCGAGCGCCAGAAAATTTCGTTGTCCTATCTCGAGCAGCTGTTCGGAAAGCTGCGTCGCCACAAGCTAGTGTCGAGCGTACGCGGCCCGGGCGGCGGCTACCGGCTTGCACGCGACATGACCCGGATCACCGTCGCAGACATCATCGTCGCCGTCGATGAACCGCTCGATGCGACACAGTGCGGCGGCAGGCAGAATTGCCACGACGAACAACTTTGCCTGACTCATGATCTGTGGGCGAACCTGAACAAGCGGATGTACGAATATCTCGATTCGGTGACGCTGGGTGCGTTGGTGCTGCGCGAGGTCAAGGCCGAAACGGACACGAGCGTGCTGAAGGACGTCCGGCGGCGCGCGATGATTTCGTTGCGCGAAGCGGCGGCTGCGTAA
- the cysE gene encoding serine O-acetyltransferase produces the protein MFSRLREDLASVRERDPAARSTWEVLTCYPGVHALMFHRLAHAAWTRELHWVGRFVSHVSRFLTGIEIHPGATIGRRVFIDHGMGVVIGETAEIGDDCTIYQAVTLGGTSLYRGTKRHPTLGKGVVVGAGAKVLGGFTVGDGARIGSNAVVVKPVPAGTTAVGNPARIIDPERTDARDKAREQKAEQMGFSAYGVTKQMDDPIAKAMHGLLDHAVETDRRIQLLVEQLEKAGVRLDSTIEQSDQFDAQRLSKMVD, from the coding sequence ATGTTCAGCCGCCTGCGCGAAGACCTGGCCAGCGTTCGCGAACGCGATCCCGCCGCCCGCTCGACCTGGGAAGTGCTGACCTGTTATCCCGGCGTGCATGCGCTCATGTTCCACCGCCTCGCACACGCGGCGTGGACCCGTGAGCTACACTGGGTCGGCCGTTTCGTCAGCCACGTTTCGCGTTTCCTGACCGGCATCGAGATCCATCCCGGGGCGACGATAGGCCGGCGCGTGTTCATCGACCACGGCATGGGCGTGGTCATCGGCGAGACCGCCGAGATCGGCGACGATTGCACGATCTATCAGGCAGTCACACTCGGCGGAACCTCGCTGTATCGCGGTACGAAGCGCCACCCGACGCTCGGCAAGGGCGTCGTCGTCGGCGCCGGCGCGAAAGTGCTCGGCGGCTTCACCGTCGGCGATGGCGCGCGCATCGGCTCCAATGCCGTCGTCGTCAAGCCGGTGCCGGCCGGAACCACCGCGGTCGGCAATCCTGCCCGCATCATCGACCCGGAACGCACCGATGCGCGTGACAAGGCGCGCGAGCAGAAGGCCGAGCAGATGGGCTTCTCGGCATATGGCGTGACCAAGCAGATGGACGACCCGATCGCGAAGGCGATGCACGGTCTGCTGGATCACGCGGTCGAAACCGATCGTCGTATTCAGCTACTCGTCGAACAGCTCGAAAAAGCCGGCGTGAGGCTGGATTCGACGATCGAGCAGAGCGACCAGTTCGACGCCCAGCGCCTCTCGAAAATGGTTGATTGA
- a CDS encoding RNA methyltransferase, with protein MNGAIALDRIRIVLSRTSHPGNIGAAARAMKTMGLTRLYLVAPSAFPDPVADARASGATDVLESAYVVASLEEALEGTILSAAITARRRERSVPVRSAREAAPELVAFAGKGDVALVFGTEMSGLTNDEVERCSMPVSIPANPAFSSLNLGAAVQLLCYELRMAALSPTPPAEPLPDLATFEEIEGFHRHLERAMTVSGFYDPANPKRLLQRLRRLFGRVRLEKEEVNILRGIVGALERKPD; from the coding sequence ATGAACGGCGCCATCGCGCTTGACCGTATCCGTATCGTGCTTTCACGCACGAGCCATCCCGGCAATATCGGCGCCGCCGCGCGTGCGATGAAAACGATGGGGTTGACCCGTCTGTATCTCGTCGCGCCGTCTGCGTTTCCCGATCCCGTGGCCGACGCCCGTGCGTCCGGCGCGACCGACGTGCTCGAGAGCGCCTACGTCGTCGCTTCGCTCGAAGAGGCGCTCGAAGGCACGATCCTGTCCGCGGCGATCACCGCGCGGCGGCGCGAGCGGTCGGTCCCGGTTCGCAGCGCGCGCGAAGCGGCGCCCGAACTTGTCGCGTTTGCCGGAAAGGGGGACGTCGCGCTGGTGTTCGGCACCGAGATGAGCGGACTGACGAACGACGAAGTCGAACGCTGCTCGATGCCGGTGTCGATCCCGGCGAATCCGGCGTTTTCGTCGCTCAATCTCGGTGCGGCGGTGCAGCTGCTGTGCTACGAGCTGCGAATGGCGGCGCTGTCGCCGACCCCGCCGGCCGAACCCTTGCCCGATCTCGCGACCTTCGAGGAAATCGAGGGCTTTCACCGTCATCTCGAGCGCGCAATGACCGTGAGCGGCTTCTACGACCCGGCCAACCCCAAGCGCCTGCTGCAGCGCCTCAGGCGCCTGTTCGGGCGCGTGCGGCTCGAAAAAGAGGAAGTGAATATCCTCCGCGGCATCGTGGGTGCACTCGAACGCAAACCCGACTAA
- a CDS encoding inositol monophosphatase family protein: protein MHPTLTIAVKAARRAGTVINRASMQLDILTVQTKSPNDFVTEVDQAAEAAIIEVLRDAYPEHGILAEESGESAESANSEYQWIIDPLDGTTNFIHGFPQYAISIALAKNGVLEQAVVYDPTRNELFTATKGRGAFLNDRRIRVSKRTRLNEALIGTGFPYREFDNIDAYLGMFKDLTQKTAGIRRPGAAALDLAYVACGRLDGFWEMGLQPWGMAAGALMIQEAGGLVSDLAGEAAYMETGNVVAGTPKVFGQLLQVIQPHRTASTRA, encoded by the coding sequence ATGCATCCCACCCTGACCATCGCAGTGAAAGCCGCCCGCCGTGCGGGTACCGTCATCAACCGGGCCTCGATGCAGCTGGACATCCTGACCGTCCAGACCAAGTCGCCGAACGATTTCGTCACCGAAGTGGACCAGGCCGCCGAGGCGGCCATCATCGAAGTGCTGCGTGACGCCTACCCGGAGCACGGCATTCTAGCAGAGGAGTCCGGGGAGTCCGCCGAGTCGGCGAACAGCGAATACCAGTGGATCATCGATCCGCTCGACGGCACGACGAACTTCATCCACGGCTTTCCGCAGTACGCAATCTCGATCGCGCTGGCGAAGAACGGAGTGCTCGAGCAGGCGGTCGTCTATGATCCGACGCGCAACGAGCTCTTCACCGCGACGAAAGGCCGCGGCGCCTTCCTCAACGACCGTCGCATCCGCGTGTCGAAGCGCACGCGGCTGAACGAGGCGCTCATCGGCACCGGCTTCCCGTACCGCGAATTCGACAACATCGACGCGTACCTGGGAATGTTCAAGGACCTGACGCAGAAGACCGCCGGCATCCGCCGCCCCGGTGCCGCGGCGCTCGATCTCGCCTACGTCGCGTGCGGCCGACTCGACGGTTTCTGGGAAATGGGCCTGCAGCCCTGGGGCATGGCGGCGGGCGCGCTAATGATCCAGGAAGCCGGCGGACTCGTCAGCGACCTCGCCGGCGAAGCGGCGTACATGGAAACCGGCAACGTCGTCGCCGGAACGCCCAAAGTGTTCGGCCAGCTGCTGCAGGTGATCCAGCCGCATCGCACGGCGTCGACCCGAGCCTGA
- a CDS encoding SulP family inorganic anion transporter, translated as MKSLQQDWFSNVRNDLLAGLVVALALIPEAIAFSIIAGVDPKVGLYASFCIATVIAFTGGRPGMISAATGAMALVMVTLVRDHGLQYLLAATVLTGVLQIVAGVVRLGALMRFVSRSVITGFVNALAILIFMAQLPELTNVTWHVYAMVAAGLGIIYLFPYLTKAVPSPLVAIVVLTGVALALGLDIRTVGDMGELPNSLPLFLIPDIPLTFETLRIIFPVSATLAVVGLLESMMTASIVDDLTDSNSNKNRECVGQGVANIASGFIGGMAGCAMIGQSVINVKSGGRGRLSALAAGVFLLLLLVLVGDWVARIPMAALVAVMIMVSIGTFSWASIRNLREHPKSSSVVMLATVAVVVATHDLAQGVLVGVLLSGFFFAHKVGMVLHVGSKAEDEGRVRTYRITGQVFFASADRFVASFDFREVIEKVRIDVSRAHFWDITAVSALDKVVVKFRREGTEVEVIGLNEASATMVDRFAVHDKPDAVELLMGH; from the coding sequence ATGAAGTCATTACAACAAGACTGGTTTTCCAATGTCCGCAACGATCTGCTCGCCGGCCTCGTCGTCGCGCTTGCACTGATCCCCGAGGCGATCGCCTTCTCGATCATCGCCGGCGTCGACCCCAAAGTGGGGCTATACGCATCGTTCTGCATCGCCACCGTCATCGCCTTCACCGGCGGGCGGCCCGGCATGATCTCGGCCGCGACCGGCGCGATGGCGCTGGTGATGGTGACGCTCGTGCGCGATCACGGCCTGCAGTACCTGCTCGCCGCAACGGTCCTCACCGGCGTGCTGCAGATCGTCGCCGGCGTCGTGCGCCTGGGCGCGCTGATGCGCTTCGTGTCGCGCTCGGTGATCACCGGCTTCGTGAACGCGCTGGCCATTCTGATCTTCATGGCGCAGTTGCCCGAGCTGACCAATGTGACCTGGCATGTGTATGCGATGGTCGCAGCGGGCCTGGGCATCATCTATCTGTTCCCGTATCTGACGAAGGCGGTGCCGTCGCCGCTGGTGGCGATCGTCGTGCTGACGGGAGTCGCGCTCGCGCTCGGGCTCGACATCCGCACCGTCGGCGACATGGGCGAGCTGCCCAACAGCCTGCCGCTGTTCCTGATACCCGATATTCCGCTCACCTTCGAGACGCTGCGAATCATCTTCCCGGTGTCGGCGACGCTCGCCGTCGTGGGTCTGCTCGAATCGATGATGACCGCGTCGATCGTCGATGACCTGACCGACTCGAACAGCAACAAGAACCGCGAGTGCGTCGGCCAGGGTGTCGCGAATATCGCGTCGGGCTTCATCGGCGGCATGGCCGGCTGCGCGATGATCGGCCAGTCGGTGATCAACGTGAAATCCGGCGGCCGCGGCCGGCTGTCGGCGCTCGCCGCCGGCGTGTTCCTGCTGTTGCTGCTGGTGCTGGTCGGCGACTGGGTCGCGCGCATCCCGATGGCGGCACTCGTCGCGGTGATGATCATGGTGTCGATCGGCACCTTCAGCTGGGCCTCGATCCGCAACCTGCGCGAGCACCCGAAAAGCTCCAGCGTCGTGATGCTCGCGACGGTGGCCGTCGTCGTCGCGACCCACGATCTGGCGCAAGGCGTGCTCGTCGGCGTGCTGCTGTCCGGGTTCTTCTTCGCGCACAAGGTCGGCATGGTGCTGCACGTCGGCTCGAAGGCCGAAGACGAAGGCCGCGTGCGCACTTACCGGATCACCGGCCAGGTGTTCTTCGCGTCCGCGGACCGCTTCGTCGCGTCGTTCGACTTTCGGGAAGTCATCGAGAAGGTGCGCATCGACGTTTCACGCGCGCATTTCTGGGATATCACGGCGGTCAGTGCGCTCGACAAAGTGGTCGTGAAGTTCCGCCGCGAAGGCACCGAGGTCGAAGTCATCGGGCTCAACGAGGCGAGCGCGACGATGGTCGACCGCTTCGCGGTACACGACAAGCCGGACGCGGTCGAATTATTGATGGGACATTGA
- a CDS encoding glutamine amidotransferase yields the protein MKSAIALRHVTFEDMGSFATVLAKRGIALRYLEAGVDDLSRFDPCDPDLLIVLGGPIGAYDEASYPFILDELRVLEGRLKAERPTLGVCLGAQMMARALGARVYPGPAKEIGWTPLQLTEAGRDSPLAHLGGALTSMLHWHGDTFDLPAGATLLASTDVCRHQAFSWGRNALAFQCHPEAQTTQMERWLVGHACELTATGLSVPELRADCARLAPTLEAQGARCFADWLDRVGL from the coding sequence ATGAAATCCGCCATCGCTCTTCGCCATGTCACCTTCGAAGACATGGGCTCCTTCGCCACCGTGCTCGCCAAGCGCGGCATCGCGCTGCGCTACCTCGAGGCCGGCGTCGATGACCTGTCTCGCTTCGACCCGTGCGACCCCGATCTGCTCATTGTGCTGGGAGGCCCGATCGGTGCGTACGACGAGGCCAGCTATCCCTTCATCCTCGATGAACTGCGCGTGCTCGAAGGGCGACTGAAAGCCGAACGGCCAACGCTGGGAGTTTGTCTCGGCGCCCAGATGATGGCTCGAGCCCTCGGGGCTCGCGTCTATCCGGGGCCTGCAAAGGAGATCGGCTGGACGCCGCTGCAGCTGACCGAGGCCGGGCGCGACTCGCCCCTCGCGCACCTGGGCGGGGCACTGACCTCGATGTTGCACTGGCACGGCGACACCTTCGATCTACCCGCCGGGGCGACCTTGCTCGCGTCCACCGACGTCTGCCGCCATCAGGCGTTTTCCTGGGGGCGCAACGCGCTGGCCTTCCAGTGCCACCCGGAAGCGCAGACAACCCAAATGGAACGCTGGCTCGTCGGGCATGCGTGCGAGCTTACGGCGACCGGGCTGTCGGTGCCTGAATTGCGCGCCGATTGTGCCCGCCTCGCACCTACCCTGGAGGCGCAGGGGGCACGTTGTTTCGCCGACTGGCTCGACAGGGTTGGGTTGTGA